CCTGGAGGGGGCTGGGGGCCTGGAGCTGGTGCTTGTCACGCGCTGGCACAGCGACGCCCGGGCGCTAGCCGAGGCGCTCCCCGGGGCGCGGGTGCTGCTGAGCATCGATAGCCGCCCAGCCGAGCCCCGCGTGCTGGTGGAGGCGGCGGGGGCGCACGGCGTCAGCGTCCGGGCCAGCTACGTTGACCGCGGGCTGGTCGAGGCCCTGCACCAGGGGGGCTACCTGGTTGCGGCGTGGACGGTGAACGAGCCCCGGGAGGCGCTCCGCCTAGCAGAGCTAGGCGTAGACATGATCGTGAGCGACGTACCCTGCGAGATAGCTAGGGCCCTATGGGCAGGGAGGAGCAGCTAGGCGCGGCCCCCGGGTTGAATAGCCTGTTGCCGGCTTTGGGTCGGGAGCCGCCGGGCTCTATAGCGGCTGTGCCGGGCTTGTTGTAGCCGCAGCCTGGTATACCGTGTATAAAGTGGGTATGTTGTCTTCTCTTCCAGGGTGTGTACCGGGAATGCAGGGTAGTGGTATAGTATTCCGGGTGAAGCTGTCAAGGAAGGGTGCTGTTTACCTGCCTCGTGACGTGCTTAGGCGTCTCGGCCTCCGTGAGGGCGACGAGCTGGTGCTCCGTCTCGAGGATGGGCGTATAGTGTTGATGCCGGTTTACGACCCTCTAGAGCTCGCCCTAAGGGGGCCAAAGTATGGCCGCGTAACGGTAGAGGAGCTAGAGGGGTAGACGTGGAGCACATACTGCTCGATACTAGCTATATACTGCCTACCTCGGCGTGGAGGTCGAGGGCGCCAGGCCAGCCCTTGAGAAGCTGAGAGTGCTCCGGGCGGAGGGCAGGATAGTACTCTACTACTCGGAGTTCTCGCTGCTCGAAGCGATAGCTAAGGCTGTAAAGCTTAACGTACCCCGGAGTGTCGTCGAGTACGGCGTTACAGCGATAACTGCTGGCTACAGGAAAGCCGGGCCCAGAGTCGAGGCGTGGCTCCTTGCAGCAGAG
The window above is part of the Pyrodictium abyssi genome. Proteins encoded here:
- a CDS encoding PIN domain-containing protein, whose product is MEVEGARPALEKLRVLRAEGRIVLYYSEFSLLEAIAKAVKLNVPRSVVEYGVTAITAGYRKAGPRVEAWLLAAELRREGLRDLIDALLYAMASTGRLQLLTRDRRLLELLEFLEEHGYPTTVVMREEQLLES
- a CDS encoding AbrB/MazE/SpoVT family DNA-binding domain-containing protein, with amino-acid sequence MQGSGIVFRVKLSRKGAVYLPRDVLRRLGLREGDELVLRLEDGRIVLMPVYDPLELALRGPKYGRVTVEELEG
- a CDS encoding glycerophosphodiester phosphodiesterase, with product MEVVGHRANTVRWLRRHLACTRSVEVDVYLRGGVPVAGHLLPRARPLLLRERLARLLEGLHFTPSRPLRELLAHVPPGSMVMLDLKDRVPPRLLADSLEGAGGLELVLVTRWHSDARALAEALPGARVLLSIDSRPAEPRVLVEAAGAHGVSVRASYVDRGLVEALHQGGYLVAAWTVNEPREALRLAELGVDMIVSDVPCEIARALWAGRSS